A stretch of Henckelia pumila isolate YLH828 chromosome 4, ASM3356847v2, whole genome shotgun sequence DNA encodes these proteins:
- the LOC140867469 gene encoding uncharacterized protein yields the protein MKLSKLLGADVGINYKTEDFSKRVKAETKGKGVDIILDGSGIEHFQKNLDCLARGGSLVVLGAKVGGLVDIDLSVLMKKDITIIGVDMQNLSFANRHRLLSDAVAKFWPLIEAGYIKPIIGKIFTFTEAVKEHIEPWRRIVFQENCC from the exons ATGAAACTTTCCAAGCTGCTTGGAGCTGACGTCGGCATCAACTACAAAACAGAGGACTTCTCCAAGCGAGTGAAGGCTGAAACAAAAGGAAAGG GTGTGGACATCATACTAGATGGCAGTGGGATAGAGCATTTTCAAAAGAACTTGGATTGTCTGGCAAGAGGTGGGTCTCTTGTCGTTTTAGGAGCCAAGGTTGGGGGTCTGGTGGATATTGACCTTTCAGTTCTCATGAAGAAGGATATTACCATCATAG GAGTGGATATGCAGAATCTAAGTTTTGCAAACAGGCATCGGCTTCTGTCTGATGCTGTGGCTAAATTTTGGCCACTGATAGAAGCTGGATACATAAAGCCGATAATTggtaaaatttttaccttcactGAAGCCGTGAAAGAGCACATAGAGCCTTGGAGGAGAATCGTATTCCAGGAAAATTGTTGTTAG
- the LOC140862857 gene encoding uncharacterized protein yields the protein MVYYKRPGGPDVLRIKEVPNPPCVTIDLIMIQVAAAGLNVYDAWRRQGGSFYQSVFIDHMGYECSGLLLLENGDAYAEFVVAPACQAFQIPSCVSVVEAAALLEASRLTFFAFSGLTNVTPGKTILIHGAAAGIDFIAIQYAKYIGCQVFAVAGATERSELLTSNPTAAS from the exons ATGGTGTATTACAAAAGACCAGGTGGTCCCGATGTGCTTCGAATAAAAGAGGTTCCAAACCCACCTTGTGTTACAATTGATCTAATAATGATACAAGTAGCGGCGGCTGGACTAAATGTTTATGACGCTTGGCGCCGACAGGGTGGCAGTTTCTATCAGAGTGTTTTCATAGATCATATGGGATACGAGTGTTCGG GTTTGCTTCTTCTTGAAAATGGTGATGCATATGCAGAGTTTGTGGTGGCTCCCGCTTGTCAAGCTTTCCAAATTCCTTCATGTGTTTCCGTTGTTGAAGCAGCAGCATTGCTTGAAGCGTCACGGTTAACTTTCTTTGCTTTTTCAGGATTGACCAATGTCACACCTGGCAAAACAATCTTG ATACATGGGGCTGCAGCGGGAATTGACTTTATTGCTATTCAATATGCTAAGTATATTGGTTGTCAAGTATTTGCTGTAGCAG GTGCAACAGAAAGGTCTGAACTTTTAACTTCTAACCCAACTGCAGCATCATAA